ATTAACAATCGCAAAATCTAAAGCCACAAGTGCTTAAAACTTAGTCAAGTCTCTTAAGATTAGATAAAAAGCAAAGACAAGGTTCAAAAAAAGCTCTAAAATGACGCCGATGGATACCCTCGTAAGCCCCCCAATTAACGACCCTCACTCTGTACTGAAAGATGTGTTTGGCTACAGTACGTTTAGAGATGGTCAGCTTGACATTATTCAGTCCAGCTTAGCTGGTCAGGATACGCTTGTACTACTGCCTACCGGCGGTGGTAAATCACTCTGTTACCAAGTTCCAGCAGTATTATTTGCAGGCGTGACAATTGTAATATCGCCTCTTATCTCATTAATGCAAGACCAGGTCGCGCAGTTAAAAGCACAAGGCATTGCCGCTGAATATATTAACAACAGTGTCGCTTGGGAGCAGCAAAGAGATACTTATGACGCGCTTTTCCAGGGTCGCTTAAAGCTATTATATGTAGCGCCGGAAAAGGCCTTACAAAGAGATTTTATCGAACGCATATCTAACTGTAACATCAGTTTATTTGCCATCGACGAAGCCCACTGCGTATCCCATTGGGGGCATGACTTTAGACCACATTACTTTCGTTTAAAAGAGTTACGTCAACATTTTCCGTCTGTTCCGATGATGGCATTAACCGCAACGGCTGATTTAGCGACACGGAAAGATATTGTCCAGCAATTAGGTATGCAAGCCCCCTTTATCTATACCGGTAGCTTTGACAGACCCAATATTCGTTACACCATCGAAGAAAAGTTCAAACCCCTGTCGCAGTTGATCCGCTATTTAAAAGAGCAAAAGGGGCAAAGTGGTATAATCTACTGTGGTAGCCGAAAACGTGTTGATGATATTGCTGAAAAACTGATTGATGCTGGGTTCAATGCAGCAGGCTATCACGCAGGTCTAGATAATGATCAGCGTCAGTTTGTACAAAACCGCTTCGCCCGAGATGACATTCAAATCGTAGTTGCCACAGTTGCTTTTGGTATGGGGATCAATAAACCCAACGTGCGATTTGTGGTTCACTATGATATTCCAAAAAGTGTAGAAGCATATTATCAAGAAACTGGCCGTGCAGGGCGAGATAGCTTGGCAGCTGAAGCCGTTATGTATTTTGATCCTGCGGATATTCCCCGCGTTAGACGCTTTTTTGAAGATATTCCAGACGAGCAACGTCGTAAAGTCGAAGAGCAGCGCTTTCAGGCGATGTCGAGCTTTGCTGAAGCACAAACCTGTCGTCGTCAAATTTTGCTCAATTACTTCAGCGAATATCAACGAGAAGCATGCGGTAACTGTGATATCTGCCTTAACCCACCAAAACAATTTGACGGCACATTAGTTGCTCAACAAGCCTTATCGTGTGTATACCGAGCTGAGCAGCGTTTTGGTATTGGTTATATTGTCGATATCTTACGTGG
This genomic interval from Pseudoalteromonas galatheae contains the following:
- the recQ gene encoding DNA helicase RecQ, encoding MDTLVSPPINDPHSVLKDVFGYSTFRDGQLDIIQSSLAGQDTLVLLPTGGGKSLCYQVPAVLFAGVTIVISPLISLMQDQVAQLKAQGIAAEYINNSVAWEQQRDTYDALFQGRLKLLYVAPEKALQRDFIERISNCNISLFAIDEAHCVSHWGHDFRPHYFRLKELRQHFPSVPMMALTATADLATRKDIVQQLGMQAPFIYTGSFDRPNIRYTIEEKFKPLSQLIRYLKEQKGQSGIIYCGSRKRVDDIAEKLIDAGFNAAGYHAGLDNDQRQFVQNRFARDDIQIVVATVAFGMGINKPNVRFVVHYDIPKSVEAYYQETGRAGRDSLAAEAVMYFDPADIPRVRRFFEDIPDEQRRKVEEQRFQAMSSFAEAQTCRRQILLNYFSEYQREACGNCDICLNPPKQFDGTLVAQQALSCVYRAEQRFGIGYIVDILRGANTARIREQNHHTLSTYGIGKEHSNEFWLSILRQLIHHGLLSQDITQGATLKLTEAARAVLRGEYVLQLAEPRLVAKHVYQDKLAQFNYDKKLFAKLRALRKQLADEDDVPPYVVFNDRTLAEMAQRTPTTDSEFLQVSGVGFTKLSKYGSPFMQLIRNYLERE